Proteins encoded in a region of the Suncus etruscus isolate mSunEtr1 chromosome 1, mSunEtr1.pri.cur, whole genome shotgun sequence genome:
- the TAS2R38 gene encoding taste receptor type 2 member 38, with product MLEFSPVITVSFEVKGTFLFISILQFIAGILTNAFIVLVNLGDVWRRQPLNNSDLVLLCLSFTRLFLHGLLFLDAIQLIYFQQMKDPLNLNYQIILMLWMITKLIGLWFSTCLSLLYCSKISRFSHPFLISLALWISRKIQKMLLGTLFFSFVCAASCLGCYFTQPVHITPAQFMNNSTELKLQIAKLNFFYSFIYCSLGSILPFLIFLFSSGMLIVSLVKHWMTMKAISKDTRDPSLEAHIKALKSLVSFLCFFVVSYCTAFASVPLLMVWHNKIGVMVCVGIMATCPLGHAIILISGNLKLRRAVKTIFLWVWNNQKVRADHKANARVQDLC from the coding sequence ATGCTGGAGTTCTCGCCTGTCATAACTGTGTCCTTTGAAGTCAAGGgtacatttttgttcatttccaTTCTGCAGTTTATTGCAGGAATACTAACCAATGCCTTCATTGTTTTGGTGAATTTGGGGGATGTGTGGAGGAGGCAACCACTGAACAACTCTGACCTTGTCCTTCTGTGCCTAAGTTTCACGCGGCTTTTCCTACATGGGCTGCTGTTTCTGGACGCCATCCAGCTGATCTACTTCCAGCAGATGAAAGACCCACTGAATCTCAACTATCAAATCATCCTCATGCTCTGGATGATCACAAAGCTAATTGGTCTCTGGTTTTCCACTTGCCTCAGTCTCCTCTATTGCTCCAAGATTTCCCGGTTTTCTCACCCCTTCCTGATTAGCTTGGCCCTCTGGATCTCCAGGAAAATCCAGAAAATGCTTCTGGGcactcttttcttctcctttgtcTGTGCTGCTTCCTGTTTGGGGTGTTACTTTACTCAACCTGTTCACATCACACCTGCACAATTCATGAATAACAGCACGGAACTCAAATTGCAAATTGCAAAACtgaatttcttttattccttcatcTACTGCAGCCTGGGGTCCAtccttccttttctaatttttctcttttcttctggcATGCTGATTGTGTCCCTGGTGAAACACTGGATGACAATGAAGGCCATAAGTAAAGACACTAGGGACCCAAGCCTGGAGGCACACATTAAGGCACTCAAATCTCTTGTctcctttctctgtttttttgtggtgtcctACTGTACTGCCTTTGCATCTGTTCCTCTGCTGATGGTGTGGCACAATAAAATCGGGGTGATGGTCTGTGTGGGGATAATGGCAACTTGTCCTTTAGGACATGCAATAATCTTGATTTCAGGCAATCTGAAGCTGAGGAGAGCAGTGAAAACCATTTTTCTTTGGGTATGGAACAACCAAAAGGTAAGGGCAgaccacaaggcaaatgccagagTACAAGACCTCTGTTGA